From Lysobacter auxotrophicus, the proteins below share one genomic window:
- a CDS encoding adenine phosphoribosyltransferase, with protein MSFDFDSLIRAVADFPKPGVTFRDVTPLLADAGGFARCIDAMAEPWQGSEVQAVCGIESRGFIFGAALAQKLHAGFVPLRKPGKLPPPLVEVDYALEYGTDRLQARSDALRPGERTLIVDDVLATGGTLAAARELVEKLGANLVGASVLIELDALGGRERWGADVRLHSLLHY; from the coding sequence ATGTCCTTCGATTTCGATTCCCTGATCCGCGCCGTCGCGGATTTCCCCAAGCCCGGCGTCACCTTTCGCGACGTCACCCCGTTGCTGGCCGACGCGGGCGGTTTCGCGCGCTGCATCGACGCGATGGCCGAGCCGTGGCAGGGCAGCGAGGTGCAGGCCGTGTGCGGCATCGAATCGCGCGGCTTCATCTTCGGCGCGGCGCTCGCGCAGAAACTGCACGCGGGTTTCGTCCCGCTGCGCAAGCCGGGGAAGCTGCCGCCGCCGCTGGTCGAGGTGGATTACGCGCTGGAATACGGCACCGATCGCCTGCAGGCGCGCAGCGACGCGCTGCGTCCGGGCGAGCGCACGCTGATCGTCGACGATGTGCTCGCCACGGGCGGCACGCTGGCGGCCGCGCGCGAGCTGGTCGAGAAGCTCGGCGCGAACCTGGTCGGCGCGAGCGTGCTGATCGAACTGGATGCGTTGGGTGGGCGCGAACGCTGGGGCGCCGACGTGCGCCTGCATTCGTTGCTGCATTACTGA